The Poriferisphaera corsica DNA segment GTTTCATCGCTTATGCGTGTGTCACTTGTATGAATGTATTTCCAATATTCGTTGAATTTAGTGCTCGTTAATTGAGTGACTAATTCATCTGGCGTTAATTCTATACAGCTGTCAATATACTTCAGCCATTGTCGATAGAAACGATTCGAATCGATCATGCGTTGGTATACGAACCCCTCGCATGTCGTTGCTTCGGTTAGATCATATTGTTCAGCGTACTGAATTAAATCAATTTGCTGAGTGTTCCAGTTTGTCAGTGCGTTTTGCAATCGAGCTTCATTTAAGTAGCTTCGTATCGAAAAAAGTAACAAAACAGACAGAATCACTATTGGTATAATGACATACGATAATTTGCTTGAATGCTTCATTAGAACCCGGCTTCAAATGAATGCAAGTATGATAAAATAACGAACGGTATCTTATCTGCATGTAATGACGTTAGTCAGCAGAAGATATTTCATGCAGATTCAATTAAATTTTATCAAACGCACTAGATACTAATTTATCCGCACCACAATACATACAGCGTTGATGGCGTTGAGACATGGTTCGATTACAAGCACTACACTTTGAAACGGTACGAGTTGCTTTGCCGTCTTCATTTCCATCCATTAAATCAATCACACGAACACGTTCAAGTAAGTCATGTTCTGATAGATCCGTTTTGTCCTGAAGAAGAGACCACATGGCCATGCATACGAGTGATAGGCGATCGATACGATCTTCAAGGTTTCTTGAGCTGTTTGCCTCTGTAGATGAAGCCCGTTTATCAAACATACCTCGAATGGCCATCTCCGGCCAAGGACTATTTTCAGTCATTTTTAGATACTCCGGAAGCGTTTTATTTAAGAAAAACTAGAGGACATCCCGTGCGCGTGGGTATGCACCGAGGACATTAATCTGCAGACAATGTTTCTTAGCGTCTTCTATGGCTTTGGTTACTTTATCGTCTTTGATATGCCCTTGGACATCGATAAAGAAATAGTATTCCCAATTTACACGTTTTGACGGCCGCTTATCGATATGCGTCAGGTTAATGCCATGATCACGGAAGACATTAAGTACATCAGACAGCGCACCCGCGGCATGTTCTGTTGTGAACATAATTGAAGTTTTGTCGTCGCCGGTTGGACGAGAATATTGTTTTCCGATGATGAAGAAACGAGTGGTATTGGATGGGTTGTCTTCAATATTCTCGAAAAGTGTTTTCAGGTTATAGAGTTCGGCTGCAAGTTTCGATGAGATGGCTGCTGAGCCAGGCTCTCTGGAAGCAATTTCGGCGGCTTTGGAGGTCGATGCTGCTGTAATGCGTTCAGCGTTGGGTAATTGCGAGGAAAGCCAATTGCGACATTGAGCGAGTGGCTGTGGGTGTGAGTAGACACGCTTGATTTCATTTAACGGGCAGTTGGCGAGTAGATTATGGTGGATGCCGAGCAGTATTTCGGCACACA contains these protein-coding regions:
- the pheA gene encoding prephenate dehydratase: MNDKTAPDDALAPLRQQIDELDQQLIDLLNERARVVVEVGHIKNSGQTDTPIYAPDREQQVLAKIRKRNQGPLPNSCIEAIWRELMSGSFALERPLRVGYLGPQGTFSHLAARRKFGASIEYDNLVGISSVFEEVHRGHIDLGVVPIENSTEGAVGDTLDSFLTYSGTDVNVCAEILLGIHHNLLANCPLNEIKRVYSHPQPLAQCRNWLSSQLPNAERITAASTSKAAEIASREPGSAAISSKLAAELYNLKTLFENIEDNPSNTTRFFIIGKQYSRPTGDDKTSIMFTTEHAAGALSDVLNVFRDHGINLTHIDKRPSKRVNWEYYFFIDVQGHIKDDKVTKAIEDAKKHCLQINVLGAYPRARDVL